One genomic region from Pan troglodytes isolate AG18354 chromosome 14, NHGRI_mPanTro3-v2.0_pri, whole genome shotgun sequence encodes:
- the LOC107967910 gene encoding DNA-directed RNA polymerases I, II, and III subunit RPABC4-like, with protein MDTRKDIQTPKQQPMAYNCRECHTENDMKSRDPVKCGECGYRIIYKKRTERLVGFDAQ; from the coding sequence ATGGACACCCGGAAGGACATTCAAACCCCAAAGCAGCAGCCAATGGCATATAACTGTAGAGAATGTCACACAGAAAATGACATGAAGTCCAGGGATCCAGTCAAATGTGGAGAATGTGGTTACAGAATAATATATAAGAAAAGGACTGAAAGATTGGTGGGTTTTGATGCCCAGTGA